TAAAAGACACCCAGTTATTGCCACAATCTTAACTATTCAAACTCGAAGTGAACAAAAACGATTTCAACTTCATGGATATGGATGCTAGATTTgctaaagagaaagaaaaacttgaaCAGAAAGGACATAGCCCTCACAAATCACAATTAAAGCTCCACAGTAACCTTCAAGCATCAATACTTTGCGGCTGTGGTGTACTTGATGAGCATGTCAACAGTATCTGACTGGACCTTAAAGGCTGACTTCTTCAGGTTTTGAATCTTTACGTCAGTTTCCTCTTCAAGCCGTTCCGCGGTGAAGCCAGAGTTCCCACTTGTCTATATGGAtttgaaaaaccaaataaaGTTAATAAAGAAATTGTAATTCAAGCTAGATAATTAAAGCTATGTTGATGAAAATGCTGTTATTTGGATTCTTTATAGTTTCTGTTGGCAACAGATGCGAGACTGAAAATAGATGTAGCTGAGGAGATAGCTAACCATACCTCACCAACTCTCTTTTGGTACTCAGATTCCAGGTTCGAGCGATAATGGCCTGCATCTTTCTCGGCTTCTTCTTTTGCTTGCCTTAACCTTGTTGTCTTCACTGGACAGcaatttgagatttttgttgGTTACAAACAATTTGGACTTATTAAAGATCCACAACATATAATGtaataaagcaaaaaacaagGAGAGTGTTCAGTTCTTACAGTTTCTAGCAGCAGTAACAATTTGTTGAGCCTCCTGTTCTGCAGTTAGTAGCATTTGAATCCCTTCATGACCTCTCATGGAATCCATGGTAGCAATGCAACCTCAACTAGAAAGAACAACTCCATGAGCAAACAAGTTTTCAAGCACTTATAGCAGGTACCCTactagaagaaaaggaaaaaacctgCTCACAGAAGTAAACCAGAGCAGATCTTCAAGCAGACTTACAGAACCATCAAATTGCAGAAAACCAAGTacgaagaaaaacacaaaacaactaATCTGATGATAGTACATTCATTGAAACACTCTGCAAGCTAAAATAGCTAAACAAGATTTCTGAAGACATAATAACAATGCTGGGAGCAAAATTTTCAGGGAATTTAAAGGACATTATAACCATGACAGGTTCAAAAGACTTTGTGAGCGAGCTAAACTCTATAATTCAGATAGCTTTGCCTACCATCCTTTTCAGTAAGATTAATGGGACCAAGTgctttcttatttgattttttcccaTTTGATGTTATTCAAACAGTGTCCTTATAGAAAGCTGATCTAACTATCTACACAGCCTTAGAAGATCTGTTTAGGGAGACTCCAATGCCATTATGCAATATCAGCCACCAAGAGCTGTCAAAGAAATCAACAATAATTGGACCTAAAATGAGCAATTCtgtaacttaagaaaaaaaaaaaacacacacatatCATTTAGGCCTAAGGGTGTGAAGTGACTGTACA
This genomic interval from Populus nigra chromosome 11, ddPopNigr1.1, whole genome shotgun sequence contains the following:
- the LOC133667879 gene encoding V-type proton ATPase subunit G3; its protein translation is MDSMRGHEGIQMLLTAEQEAQQIVTAARNLKTTRLRQAKEEAEKDAGHYRSNLESEYQKRTSGNSGFTAERLEEETDVKIQNLKKSAFKVQSDTVDMLIKYTTAAKY